A single Lolium perenne isolate Kyuss_39 chromosome 6, Kyuss_2.0, whole genome shotgun sequence DNA region contains:
- the LOC127321570 gene encoding putative disease resistance protein RGA3: MEMEQIMNFLLQTERAPSASEDPAVLPIIGPVRVGKSTLIEHACDNQRVRNHFSQILRFSGDDLKDASLETLRDGGRIKHQNHGMGGGRTLIIIEVVLDIEESAWKILYSAARSCIVSGSKIIVASRSDKIASFGTTQPIRLQFFTQEAYWYFFKARTFGSTRVEDHPKLAAMAMDIAGLMNKCFMGAAIFTGLLKANFNLHFWSMALEFLRNIRQKNILLYGERFANGWQFEEPVYLRRAKKTSSECFAIFAIYQACSDDTEPEDLEMVSVQDLCFGSVRPQGNFKVHAWTSHLPPHYNYMFHCGIQRPERMVANMTRHK, from the coding sequence ATGGAGATGGAACAAATCATGAACTTCCTGTTGCAGACTGAGAGGGCCCCCAGTGCCTCTGAAGATCCGGCTGTCCTGCCCATCATCGGTCCGGTGAGAGTTGGAAAGAGCACCCTAATCGAGCACGCTTGTGACAATCAAAGGGTGCGCAACCACTTCTCTCAGATTTTGCGTTTCAGTGGCGATGACCTTAAGGATGCAAGTTTAGAGACCCTGAGAGATGGAGGTAGAATCAAGCATCAAAACCATGGTATGGGCGGTGGAAGGACACTGATCATCATTGAGGTAGTTTTGGATATCGAAGAGTCTGCATGGAAAATATTGTATTCAGCTGCTAGAAGTTGCATCGTGAGCGGCAGTAAGATCATAGTCGCTAGCCGGTCTGACAAGATCGCAAGTTTTGGAACCACACAGCCTATCAGACTGCAGTTCTTTACACAAGAAGCATACTGGTACTTCTTCAAGGCGCGTACTTTTGGGAGCACGAGGGTGGAGGACCACCCGAAGCTCGCAGCCATGGCCATGGACATTGCCGGGCTGATGAATAAGTGCTTCATGGGTGCAGCCATTTTCACTGGACTACTGAAAGCAAACTTTAACCTCCATTTCTGGAGCATGGCCCTTGAATTCCTCAGGAATATCAGGCAGAAGAATATCTTGCTATATGGCGAACGTTTTGCTAATGGTTGGCAGTTCGAGGAGCCCGTATATCTTAGGAGAGCAAAGAAAACTTCTTCTGAATGCTTCGCAATTTTTGCTATTTACCAAGCTTGTTCTGATGACACTGAACCTGAAGATCTCGAGATGGTTAGCGTGCAAGACCTCTGCTTTGGAAGTGTTAGGCCTCAAGGAAATTTCAAGGTCCATGCGTGGACATCTCATTTGCCGCCTCACTACAACTACATGTTCCACTGTGGGATACAGAGGCCAGAGCGTATGGTCGCCAACATGACGAGACACAAGTAG
- the LOC139829754 gene encoding uncharacterized protein, with product MEVILSAALGELGSRSISFLVDRYLKQTAAPTEAQRLCNLQRLLLRLRVIVEEADGRLVTNQAMLHQLRIMKKEMYRGYFTLDLFRCRAHGEDRTKDHEVNYSFAQSEFNPAKRVCFCSANNEGAARAELLEKVIGNIRDTIEDASEFVMFLRGCPRLHREPYTMYLLLDKCMFGR from the coding sequence ATGGAGGTAATATTATCAGCTGCTTTGGGTGAGCTTGGCAGTAGATCCATATCTTTCCTCGTAGACAGATACCTGAAGCAGACGGCAGCGCCAACTGAGGCGCAGAGGCTGTGCAACCTGCAGCGTCTGCTGCTGCGGCTTCGTGTCATCGTCGAGGAGGCAGATGGCCGGCTCGTGACAAACCAGGCCATGCTTCATCAACTCAGAATAATGAAGAAGGAGATGTACAGGGGATATTTCACCCTCGACCTCTTCCGTTGCCGAGCCCATGGAGAAGACAGGACAAAAGATCACGAGGTCAATTACTCCTTTGCGCAATCTGAGTTCAATCCTGCCAAGCGTGTATGTTTCTGCAGTGCCAACAATGAAGGTGCGGCTCGAGCTGAGCTTCTGGAGAAAGTTATTGGCAACATAAGGGACACCATTGAAGATGCAAGTGAGTTTGTCATGTTTCTACGGGGATGCCCACGTTTGCACCGTGAGCCATACACCATGTATCTCCTGTTGGACAAGTGCATGTTCGGACGCTAG